The Candidatus Zixiibacteriota bacterium genome contains a region encoding:
- a CDS encoding efflux RND transporter periplasmic adaptor subunit — MASSGYYPKLRSDLVVSEQETGGQKLFVLKDPITFRYFRVREPEFYLINQFNGNTDNEIISKRMLEKFNLQIPPEAIEQFGKKIDSLYFFEGSRSEYEISAGRYKPQTKKSLFSKLLFVKIKAFNPEGILNAIYPIVRFLFHPVAVMAMILFILAGFLVYSANFYEFRFNPTAIFSLGSLLTIFIVLALVILLHEFAHSLTCRHLGGQVREMGFLLLYFQVCFYSNLSDSWLFKKKSHRLAVIWAGLFFQMVLFAASVLGWRVTVIGTDINHFFWLAANINLLVILVNFNPLIKLDGYYLLSEIVNIPNLRDRSFQYLKQNFKKFLGVEIAFKKPPSRQSRIMLSYFILASFYSLLLILIVGRIVYRFLVENLAGGGFILFLALLIIIFHKPAWQFIRFVTQREVLRAMAFRPRNIVIFTSIFVVAIVFLFIIPFQHQVGAGIIIQPKAEFRIVHQSGQGRLDLYLRKSGSERMFSTEHIQLSSGDLAVLRLEPLVKEGDLVKKGDTLATIISSQVSSNLDAARAEMNRLQNELALIQSPPKPEEIASAQAAVNATEATVEQMQKDVDRNKSLFEKKLIARQEMEHGESLLEVAGSNLKEAQARLELIKAPPKKEEIDILESKISAQKATIHYLTTQEAAQAIVTPIDGVIVAQYRDELLFKVADMSQAEITMPITDNFLELVRTDADVSVKVRSFPSRLFNGQVTQISNSGDLAYSTDDRSRFPVYALLDNPDGVLKDGMSGYAKISCGKSSLFSIISNRIKSNLRVEFWSWW, encoded by the coding sequence ATGGCGTCATCAGGTTACTATCCAAAACTACGTTCGGATCTTGTCGTTTCCGAGCAGGAAACAGGCGGACAAAAGCTATTTGTACTAAAGGATCCTATAACTTTTCGGTATTTTCGAGTTCGTGAGCCGGAATTTTATTTAATCAATCAGTTTAACGGGAATACAGATAATGAAATTATTTCCAAACGGATGCTGGAGAAATTTAATTTACAAATTCCTCCCGAAGCCATTGAGCAATTCGGTAAAAAGATCGATTCCCTTTACTTTTTCGAAGGTTCTCGGTCGGAATATGAAATCTCGGCCGGGCGATATAAACCTCAGACTAAAAAAAGCCTCTTTTCTAAATTACTTTTTGTAAAAATCAAGGCCTTTAATCCGGAAGGTATCTTAAACGCCATTTACCCCATCGTAAGGTTTCTATTTCATCCGGTCGCAGTCATGGCCATGATTCTGTTTATTTTGGCCGGATTCTTGGTTTACTCTGCCAATTTTTATGAATTTCGCTTTAATCCAACGGCCATATTCTCTCTGGGATCGCTGTTGACTATCTTCATCGTTCTCGCCCTTGTCATCTTACTCCACGAATTCGCGCACTCGCTAACCTGCCGACATCTTGGCGGGCAGGTACGGGAAATGGGTTTCCTGCTTTTGTATTTTCAAGTTTGTTTCTACTCAAACCTTTCCGATTCGTGGTTGTTCAAAAAGAAATCACACCGCCTGGCGGTTATCTGGGCGGGACTATTCTTTCAAATGGTGCTGTTTGCTGCATCAGTCCTGGGTTGGCGTGTGACCGTAATTGGGACAGATATAAATCACTTTTTCTGGCTGGCCGCAAATATTAATCTGCTGGTAATCCTTGTCAATTTTAATCCATTGATTAAGCTCGACGGCTATTATCTCCTGTCGGAAATTGTCAATATCCCCAATCTGCGCGATCGGTCTTTTCAATACTTGAAACAAAATTTCAAGAAATTTCTCGGAGTAGAAATCGCATTCAAAAAACCGCCATCGCGTCAGTCTCGAATTATGCTATCATATTTTATCTTGGCCTCATTCTATTCCCTGCTTCTTATTTTGATCGTCGGCCGCATCGTTTATCGGTTCCTAGTCGAGAACCTCGCCGGCGGCGGTTTTATATTGTTTTTGGCGTTGCTGATTATTATTTTCCATAAACCGGCTTGGCAATTTATAAGATTCGTAACGCAAAGAGAGGTATTGCGGGCAATGGCATTCAGACCAAGAAACATAGTGATATTCACAAGCATCTTTGTCGTGGCAATTGTCTTTCTGTTTATAATTCCATTTCAACATCAGGTTGGAGCCGGAATCATTATTCAACCAAAAGCGGAATTTCGCATCGTTCACCAATCGGGCCAGGGACGTTTGGATTTATATCTCAGGAAAAGCGGCTCGGAGAGGATGTTTAGCACCGAGCATATTCAGTTATCATCCGGAGATTTGGCCGTCTTGAGGTTGGAACCTTTAGTCAAAGAAGGCGATCTCGTCAAAAAGGGCGATACTCTTGCGACGATAATTTCCAGTCAGGTTTCGAGCAACCTTGACGCCGCCCGGGCTGAGATGAACCGTTTGCAGAATGAATTGGCTCTTATACAGTCACCTCCAAAACCGGAAGAGATCGCATCGGCACAGGCGGCCGTAAATGCAACCGAAGCTACCGTCGAACAAATGCAAAAAGATGTCGATAGAAATAAGTCATTATTTGAGAAGAAATTAATCGCCCGACAGGAAATGGAACATGGCGAATCGCTTCTGGAGGTGGCCGGGTCAAACCTGAAAGAAGCTCAGGCAAGACTGGAATTGATCAAAGCGCCCCCAAAAAAGGAAGAAATTGACATTCTTGAATCAAAAATCTCTGCACAAAAGGCTACAATACATTATCTGACCACGCAGGAAGCGGCCCAGGCAATCGTTACTCCCATTGATGGAGTCATCGTAGCTCAATATCGCGATGAACTTCTGTTCAAAGTGGCTGATATGTCTCAAGCGGAAATCACCATGCCGATTACCGATAATTTTCTTGAATTGGTTCGGACCGACGCTGATGTTTCGGTTAAGGTTCGCAGTTTCCCGTCACGGCTTTTCAACGGTCAGGTCACACAGATATCCAATTCGGGAGATTTGGCCTACTCAACCGATGACAGGTCGCGTTTCCCTGTGTATGCTTTGCTTGATAACCCGGACGGTGTTCTCAAAGACGGAATGAGCGGATACGCCAAAATCTCATGCGGTAAGTCATCCCTCTTTAGTATTATATCAAATCGCATAAAATCCAATCTGCGGGTAGAATTCTGGTCATGGTGGTAG
- a CDS encoding ATP-binding protein produces MSNSAKEDLSKFRVENTESPGGDFGSTTDRIQVDNVLAEMEKTLNDIVSDNPRISEEANTHKVRLDDLKAILEISIGINSALILEDVLQVVMEKAVELLAAERGFIMLLDKDGTLQYKTAHNIRREETRDDTFKISFSIANKVVQTGNPIYTSDALEDERYANQKSVVELHLRSIMCVPLKIKNTVIGVVYLDNSSQAKLFLKSDLYLFELFAQQAAIAIHNAQLYGHLSRMKQYNEDIIEQSPVGIIVIDSDYNLITINDVSFKIFQVNKGSIINGAKERGQNNFTDLVPDKEYDKWHKMIEPVISGLGDFVEDRYFHDTGYEEKVLSLKISRTDSLPGQKTGAILIVEDITEKVILEKYVILSEKLVAKGEMAASIGHELNNFLSIISNSAELIQINIDRGQYEKVGKNIHSIVDNIGKIKRFTNGLMDFSKLETEMVMFDIKHLIDDVIFTIKTQRRFAPIELKMSCEEEFPEVNIDVGQIQQVLLNLLNNAADAMEESENPSIELKCILGNDPLTLLISVSDNGEGIPENIIEKIFEPNFTTKDSGHGLGLSNCLKIIKNHDGDIRVDSVEGQGTTFTISLPYGQLDSDD; encoded by the coding sequence ATGTCCAATTCTGCGAAAGAAGATTTGAGTAAGTTTAGGGTGGAAAATACTGAATCACCGGGGGGGGATTTCGGCTCAACGACCGACCGAATTCAAGTTGACAATGTCCTGGCTGAAATGGAAAAGACGCTGAATGATATTGTCAGTGATAATCCACGCATATCAGAAGAAGCCAATACTCATAAGGTCCGGCTTGATGACCTCAAAGCCATATTAGAAATTTCAATCGGAATCAATTCCGCTTTAATTCTGGAAGATGTTCTGCAGGTGGTTATGGAAAAGGCAGTGGAACTGCTTGCGGCTGAACGCGGTTTTATAATGCTGCTTGATAAAGATGGGACCCTGCAATACAAAACCGCCCATAATATTCGCCGCGAGGAAACCAGAGATGATACCTTTAAGATTTCGTTTTCAATTGCCAATAAAGTAGTACAAACGGGCAACCCGATCTATACCTCCGATGCTTTGGAGGATGAGAGATACGCTAATCAAAAATCAGTCGTGGAATTACACCTCCGCTCAATTATGTGCGTTCCGCTTAAGATAAAGAACACTGTAATTGGAGTTGTCTATCTTGACAACTCGTCACAGGCGAAACTATTTCTGAAATCTGATTTATATTTATTTGAGTTATTTGCCCAGCAGGCGGCGATCGCTATTCATAATGCCCAGCTTTACGGCCACTTGAGCCGCATGAAGCAGTACAACGAGGATATAATTGAGCAATCTCCGGTCGGCATAATCGTTATTGATTCTGATTATAATCTCATCACGATAAACGATGTCAGTTTTAAGATTTTCCAGGTGAATAAAGGTTCTATTATTAACGGTGCCAAAGAGAGAGGGCAGAATAATTTTACCGATCTCGTGCCGGATAAAGAATATGATAAGTGGCACAAAATGATCGAACCGGTAATTTCGGGTCTGGGCGATTTTGTAGAGGATCGATACTTTCATGATACCGGATATGAAGAAAAAGTGCTGTCGTTGAAAATATCGAGGACCGATTCTCTGCCAGGTCAAAAAACCGGAGCCATTCTCATTGTCGAAGATATTACCGAAAAGGTGATTCTTGAAAAATACGTGATCCTGTCGGAAAAACTGGTCGCCAAAGGCGAGATGGCGGCATCCATCGGGCATGAATTGAATAATTTCCTTTCGATTATATCCAATAGCGCTGAATTGATTCAGATAAATATTGATCGTGGGCAATATGAAAAAGTCGGCAAAAACATTCACAGTATCGTCGATAATATCGGCAAAATAAAGAGATTTACAAACGGCCTTATGGATTTTTCCAAGCTCGAAACCGAAATGGTCATGTTTGATATAAAACACCTGATTGACGATGTCATATTTACTATTAAAACCCAGAGACGATTCGCACCAATTGAATTGAAGATGTCATGCGAAGAGGAGTTTCCGGAGGTAAATATTGATGTCGGCCAAATCCAGCAGGTTTTGCTCAATCTCCTTAATAACGCCGCCGACGCCATGGAGGAATCCGAAAATCCGTCAATTGAATTAAAGTGCATATTGGGTAACGACCCGCTTACTCTATTGATTAGTGTCTCCGATAATGGTGAGGGAATCCCTGAAAATATTATAGAAAAAATATTCGAGCCGAACTTTACGACCAAGGACAGCGGACATGGTCTGGGATTGTCCAATTGTTTGAAAATCATTAAAAATCATGACGGTGACATCAGGGTTGACTCAGTTGAAGGACAAGGTACGACCTTTACGATTTCATTACCCTACGGTCAACTTGATTCGGATGATTAA
- a CDS encoding BamA/TamA family outer membrane protein, translating into MLQWTKIGLMSMAVVFCVAFQAYADDYKPYSQDASQNIIAKLIADSETWEFVIFGNGESRNYTFNINDFTYKNGAIYCSPDFTMDKTGIESPEFSLLFKDVKTINSSSGKARGQYILEFISRGEQSRESSFRRRMRDKLSFRNSLIVEEDDFLRGSVIAFRGNVRVYGEVNRDVIALMGNITVGDKAVVRGDVISVMGRVRLDKKSSVYGDIKSKKGKRITRRSRARRWRSYDNDIRMSGDASYNRVDGLSLFNGIKYRHADSLLPSFELKGGYAFSSKRWRYSLSASQTVIRGKWPLELGGRIYRLLKSSDDLIISDNENTLFAMLFNEDWKDFYEAEGGYGYARFSPWDWNRFEIGYLSEKQRWLDAHPRLWSVFGKKEFRGNFNTVHYDTLQILKSDFDDKTISSLMLTYTIDTRDDEKNPRRGWLGYARYEYSPKEYNGDFDFKRFEVRLNRYNRFNRYQYINLTGAYGYVSGEYIPLNRQFFIGGLGTMYGYRHKEFRGNEYVYAGIEYLFNIPRTDFSPLIRYDGGKIAEHRLARGLKWHSSISVGVEIDRSVKIFFSKRLDRDDRDPMFYARFVAVGDISTFLD; encoded by the coding sequence ATGTTACAATGGACTAAAATAGGTTTAATGTCGATGGCAGTAGTATTCTGTGTGGCCTTTCAGGCATATGCGGACGACTACAAACCATACTCACAGGATGCTTCCCAAAACATTATTGCCAAATTGATTGCAGATTCCGAAACCTGGGAATTTGTAATTTTCGGAAATGGAGAATCGCGTAATTACACTTTCAATATCAATGATTTTACATATAAGAATGGAGCGATTTATTGCAGTCCCGATTTCACAATGGACAAGACTGGAATTGAATCTCCTGAGTTTTCACTCTTATTCAAGGATGTGAAAACGATAAATAGCTCTTCCGGTAAAGCGAGAGGTCAATATATACTTGAATTTATCAGCCGCGGTGAACAAAGCCGGGAATCGTCTTTTCGGAGACGAATGCGCGACAAATTATCCTTTCGAAATTCGCTCATAGTTGAAGAAGACGATTTTCTGCGTGGATCGGTTATCGCCTTTCGTGGCAATGTCAGAGTTTATGGCGAAGTAAATAGAGATGTCATAGCGCTGATGGGTAATATTACCGTCGGTGATAAGGCTGTCGTCAGGGGAGACGTGATTTCTGTAATGGGTCGGGTTCGCCTCGATAAAAAGTCATCGGTTTATGGTGATATTAAATCTAAAAAGGGTAAGCGAATTACAAGAAGATCGCGGGCGCGGCGCTGGAGAAGCTACGACAACGATATCAGGATGAGCGGCGATGCCTCTTATAATCGAGTCGATGGTCTATCATTATTTAATGGCATAAAATATCGTCATGCAGATTCACTGTTGCCATCATTTGAGCTCAAAGGGGGATATGCTTTCTCGTCCAAGCGCTGGAGATACAGCCTATCCGCTTCTCAAACAGTCATACGAGGCAAATGGCCGCTGGAGCTGGGGGGCAGGATATATCGTTTGTTAAAATCAAGCGATGATTTAATCATTTCGGATAATGAAAATACATTATTTGCTATGCTCTTCAATGAGGACTGGAAAGATTTTTATGAGGCAGAAGGCGGTTATGGCTACGCCCGGTTCAGTCCTTGGGATTGGAATCGTTTTGAAATCGGATATTTATCGGAAAAACAACGCTGGCTCGATGCCCATCCGCGGTTATGGTCAGTCTTTGGCAAAAAGGAATTTCGAGGAAATTTCAATACCGTACACTATGATACATTACAAATTTTAAAATCCGACTTTGATGATAAAACTATAAGCAGCCTGATGCTCACATATACGATTGATACCCGCGACGATGAAAAGAACCCGCGCCGTGGGTGGCTTGGTTATGCTCGATATGAGTATTCTCCGAAAGAATATAACGGCGATTTTGACTTTAAGCGATTTGAAGTCCGACTCAATCGATATAACAGGTTCAATCGTTATCAGTACATAAATTTAACGGGCGCTTATGGGTATGTTTCCGGCGAATATATTCCTCTCAATCGCCAGTTTTTTATTGGCGGTTTAGGGACCATGTATGGTTATCGGCATAAAGAATTTCGAGGGAATGAATACGTCTATGCGGGGATTGAATATCTCTTTAATATCCCGCGTACAGATTTCAGCCCATTAATCCGGTATGACGGAGGAAAAATCGCCGAACACAGGTTGGCCCGTGGACTTAAATGGCATAGTTCAATAAGTGTCGGTGTTGAAATTGACAGGAGCGTTAAAATATTTTTTTCAAAGCGACTTGATCGAGACGATAGAGATCCCATGTTTTATGCCCGATTCGTAGCGGTTGGCGATATTTCAACGTTCCTCGATTAA
- a CDS encoding sigma-54 dependent transcriptional regulator, with translation MILIIDDEKYIRSSLSGMLADEGYDTVTAESAEKGEQILFSQDIDLILLDIQMPGKDGITFLDDNRNRIKDIPVIIISGKSDIPTAVVAIKLGSFDFIEKPLMPERVLVTVKQALRLRKSFKTEEKLSQKILDKYEIFGQSEPIRKTRQLIEKVAGSDATILITGENGVGKELVAYNIHYKSSRRGEPLVVVNCPAIPENLFESELFGHVRGAFTGAQKDRVGRFEKAGGGTLFLDEIGDLTTTAQTKLLRVLESGQFEKVGSDVTQTSNCRIMAATNQNLKKRIESSSFREDLYYRLNVISIEVPSLRDRVEDIPHLINHFLQLDSSEKQYAFSADALGYLAAQSWPGNIRQLKNFTQQIMFTCEPDEITVGIIEEMLQRGKSEFHFDSAKNDNKLTNAVRQFERGFLSDLYQKHDGNIAAMARYLNMDRGNLSRKLKSLNIM, from the coding sequence ATGATATTAATCATTGACGATGAAAAATATATTCGGAGCTCTCTTTCCGGTATGCTGGCGGATGAGGGGTATGATACGGTTACGGCCGAATCGGCTGAAAAAGGTGAACAGATATTATTTAGTCAGGATATTGACCTGATCCTCCTTGATATTCAAATGCCGGGAAAAGACGGAATTACATTTCTGGATGACAATCGCAACCGCATAAAAGATATACCGGTAATTATTATCTCGGGCAAATCAGATATCCCGACGGCTGTTGTGGCCATTAAACTGGGGAGTTTCGATTTTATTGAAAAACCGTTGATGCCGGAACGAGTTCTCGTTACTGTCAAACAGGCTCTAAGACTGCGCAAATCGTTTAAGACCGAAGAGAAATTATCTCAGAAAATTCTGGATAAGTATGAGATTTTCGGACAATCAGAACCGATCCGGAAAACAAGGCAATTAATCGAAAAAGTCGCAGGTAGCGACGCAACTATTTTAATTACCGGAGAAAACGGTGTCGGCAAGGAATTAGTCGCCTATAATATTCACTATAAATCTTCCCGACGGGGGGAGCCTCTGGTCGTAGTTAATTGTCCGGCAATTCCAGAAAATCTATTTGAGTCGGAATTATTCGGTCATGTGAGAGGGGCTTTTACGGGAGCTCAAAAAGATAGAGTCGGTAGATTTGAAAAAGCGGGAGGGGGAACTCTCTTTCTCGATGAAATAGGAGACTTGACGACAACCGCCCAAACCAAACTCTTGCGTGTATTGGAATCGGGGCAATTCGAGAAGGTCGGTTCCGATGTGACTCAGACTTCTAATTGCCGTATAATGGCGGCCACGAATCAAAACCTGAAGAAACGTATAGAGTCTTCTTCGTTTCGCGAAGATTTGTATTACCGGCTCAATGTGATTTCTATTGAAGTGCCTTCTCTTAGAGATCGAGTAGAAGATATCCCTCATTTGATTAATCATTTTCTACAGCTGGATTCTTCGGAAAAACAATATGCCTTTTCGGCCGATGCCCTCGGATATCTTGCGGCCCAAAGTTGGCCGGGGAATATCCGACAGTTAAAAAATTTCACACAGCAAATAATGTTTACCTGCGAGCCGGATGAAATTACGGTCGGAATTATTGAAGAGATGCTCCAACGTGGAAAAAGCGAATTTCATTTTGATTCAGCCAAAAACGATAACAAGCTTACCAATGCCGTGCGTCAATTTGAGAGGGGTTTTTTGTCTGATCTATATCAAAAGCACGATGGCAATATCGCGGCGATGGCTCGATATTTAAATATGGATCGCGGCAATCTTTCCCGAAAACTAAAATCACTCAATATAATGTAA
- a CDS encoding serine/threonine-protein kinase: MTIIFPEDYNVIKKIGEGGTAEVFLARHKNISKPIAVKCFFDDINDQPIETEKTISRKIHFPGIVKCFDMGVASNGRKFVTLEYCEGQLLEKLAGKLSEEKFLAVLSATAAALYVLHSAGYCHNDLKPSNTFCPTDFDDDDFALTQLFYVKLSDFSLASDYRISGSPKTSGTVGYMSPEMISGQKLTPRSDLFSFGVMAHYLASSSLPFRSDKNDPLEVNAQITEGERPELSGLGIDFSQYTKDLITSLLEINPENRPSSAFELLEELARAGSVYPFRKAVRPRHLIAGMDALDENSLPELFGKNSFSTEQLIFIEKSLLYDPAGIRIILEHNFDNGRFARLDGSWGWQNPSVECIEWPERLSRFALRPLYDSSLSLKKFALALAVVGIEEKVRDIAEIICSNSKIALSTWRKIPQPRRRMLLASLNRKLSSKTRRIVSKRIESTFDNSDSYAGLRGNLLLQAENYKQAINSLMRAIDKTVISQEKSLEYLDLAFKAAQNLNDFSRQAKLMYRRAGIEKEAGLLETAEKSFLRVVELSQCDENDSLAAQSYKILGDLYKDRSDYSSGIRVLNQARILYERLDDTLGLSQTLNNLGNMYWVAGKMDKALEQYVQALGLQRQLKSQREIASTLTNIGSIYVVRGEYDNGVKHLSEALEIKKDLGDKGEIARTWNNLGVTYFMMGKASGAISAFQKSLKLNIEIGVKVEQLLNYENLAEVCLLAGRLNDVLGYLKEGNAIVDILNDEGHKVTLSRLTGQMLRRMGVYSEAEFQIRNALTSAMQLGHNASILPCYLELSKLYIDLNDFTRAGEYLEKARDLACDLDDKQALFFINIHCFIISGEQKYILAAEQLQSELKTQRELSVIGLVQLEKTIESREKADIEKIVNGAKAFFSAIKEDIDLPRFHLDMAMCEFNEKKHDAAQASLNKALKIAKHNGMLPEQWQASCLLSEIAFELKDFEDSFVHSQNALDGLKKISKNIVDTGKLQKYYTDKRIIKLLGRLKSLKSVLSNKKGAAIGSP, translated from the coding sequence GTGACTATTATTTTTCCTGAGGATTATAATGTCATTAAAAAAATCGGCGAGGGTGGTACTGCCGAAGTATTTTTGGCCCGTCATAAAAATATCTCCAAACCTATCGCAGTAAAGTGCTTTTTCGATGACATAAACGATCAACCCATTGAAACCGAAAAAACAATTTCGCGGAAAATTCATTTCCCTGGTATTGTAAAGTGCTTTGATATGGGAGTCGCTTCCAATGGCAGAAAATTCGTCACTCTCGAATATTGCGAAGGGCAATTGCTGGAAAAACTCGCGGGGAAACTGTCCGAAGAGAAGTTTCTCGCGGTTTTATCGGCAACGGCGGCTGCACTCTATGTACTGCACAGCGCCGGTTATTGCCATAATGATTTAAAACCTTCGAATACATTTTGTCCCACCGATTTTGACGATGATGATTTCGCGCTGACTCAGTTGTTCTACGTAAAGCTGTCCGATTTTTCCCTGGCGTCTGATTACCGGATTTCAGGTAGTCCGAAAACCTCAGGAACCGTCGGTTATATGTCGCCGGAAATGATTTCGGGTCAGAAATTAACGCCGCGATCCGATCTATTTTCTTTCGGCGTCATGGCCCATTATCTGGCTTCGAGTTCGTTGCCATTTCGATCCGATAAAAATGATCCTCTTGAAGTTAATGCTCAGATAACTGAGGGCGAGAGGCCTGAATTGTCCGGTCTGGGAATTGATTTTTCTCAATATACAAAAGATTTAATTACCTCGTTATTAGAGATAAATCCTGAAAATCGGCCATCATCCGCTTTTGAGTTGTTGGAGGAGCTGGCCAGAGCCGGCTCAGTATACCCGTTCCGGAAAGCGGTTCGGCCTCGGCATCTTATTGCTGGAATGGATGCACTGGATGAAAATAGTCTTCCTGAGCTTTTTGGAAAAAACAGCTTCTCAACGGAACAATTGATATTTATTGAAAAGAGCTTGCTCTATGATCCGGCCGGGATCAGGATAATTCTGGAACATAATTTCGACAATGGCCGGTTTGCTCGATTGGATGGAAGCTGGGGCTGGCAAAATCCGTCTGTCGAGTGTATCGAATGGCCCGAACGATTAAGTCGATTCGCGTTGCGACCGTTGTACGACTCCTCGCTTTCGCTCAAAAAATTTGCCTTAGCCCTGGCCGTGGTAGGTATAGAGGAAAAAGTTAGAGATATTGCGGAAATAATTTGTTCTAATTCAAAAATTGCACTTAGTACATGGCGGAAAATACCACAACCGCGACGGAGGATGTTACTCGCATCGCTGAACCGGAAATTATCATCCAAAACTCGCAGAATTGTATCAAAAAGAATTGAAAGTACTTTTGACAACTCTGATTCCTACGCAGGGCTGCGCGGGAATTTATTACTGCAAGCCGAGAATTATAAGCAGGCAATAAACTCTTTAATGAGAGCCATCGATAAGACTGTTATTAGCCAGGAAAAATCCCTGGAATATCTGGATCTGGCCTTCAAGGCCGCGCAAAATCTAAATGATTTTTCCCGGCAAGCTAAATTGATGTATCGACGAGCCGGTATTGAAAAAGAAGCAGGTTTGTTGGAAACTGCCGAAAAATCCTTTCTCAGGGTCGTTGAACTCTCACAATGTGATGAAAACGATTCACTGGCGGCCCAATCCTATAAGATTTTGGGAGATTTATACAAGGATAGATCGGATTACTCTTCGGGAATACGGGTTTTAAATCAGGCCAGGATATTATATGAGCGGTTGGATGATACGCTCGGGCTTTCGCAGACTCTCAATAATCTTGGTAATATGTACTGGGTCGCCGGAAAAATGGACAAAGCTCTGGAACAGTATGTTCAGGCTCTGGGACTTCAAAGACAGCTCAAATCTCAGCGAGAAATAGCCTCGACCTTAACCAATATCGGATCCATATACGTTGTCCGCGGGGAATACGATAATGGAGTCAAACATCTTTCCGAAGCTCTGGAAATCAAAAAAGATCTGGGCGACAAAGGAGAAATTGCCCGCACCTGGAATAATCTCGGAGTGACCTATTTCATGATGGGAAAAGCGAGTGGCGCCATAAGCGCTTTTCAAAAATCACTCAAGCTCAATATTGAAATAGGTGTCAAAGTAGAACAGCTCCTCAATTATGAAAACCTGGCGGAGGTCTGTCTATTGGCCGGCCGATTAAACGATGTCTTGGGATATCTCAAAGAAGGAAATGCAATCGTAGATATCCTGAACGACGAAGGTCACAAAGTGACGCTATCTCGCCTGACGGGACAAATGCTCCGACGGATGGGTGTCTATTCCGAGGCAGAATTCCAAATCCGCAATGCTCTCACATCTGCTATGCAATTGGGGCATAACGCATCAATTCTGCCGTGCTATCTTGAACTTTCAAAATTATATATCGATTTGAATGATTTTACTCGAGCCGGAGAATATTTGGAAAAAGCCAGAGATTTAGCCTGTGATCTCGACGACAAACAGGCTCTATTTTTCATAAATATTCACTGCTTTATCATTTCGGGCGAACAGAAATATATTCTGGCTGCGGAACAACTGCAATCCGAATTAAAAACACAACGCGAGTTGTCAGTAATTGGCCTGGTTCAACTGGAAAAAACTATTGAAAGCCGGGAAAAAGCAGATATTGAAAAAATTGTTAATGGAGCGAAAGCCTTTTTCTCCGCAATCAAGGAAGATATAGATTTGCCGCGATTTCATTTAGATATGGCAATGTGCGAGTTCAACGAAAAAAAACATGATGCAGCCCAGGCATCTTTGAACAAAGCCCTAAAAATCGCAAAGCATAACGGAATGCTTCCCGAACAATGGCAGGCATCGTGTTTATTATCTGAAATCGCGTTTGAGCTTAAAGATTTCGAAGATTCATTTGTTCATTCCCAAAATGCATTGGATGGACTCAAAAAAATATCAAAAAATATAGTTGACACTGGAAAACTCCAGAAATACTATACCGATAAGAGAATTATTAAGCTTTTGGGACGGTTAAAGTCTCTTAAATCTGTATTAAGCAATAAGAAAGGGGCCGCCATCGGCAGCCCCTGA